Proteins encoded in a region of the Planococcus citri chromosome 1, ihPlaCitr1.1, whole genome shotgun sequence genome:
- the LOC135832493 gene encoding broad-complex core protein-like isoform X1 — translation MADHFCLRWNNYQSNMVSELDSLRSDKDLVDVTLSCEGHLLKAHKVILSACSSYFRNVFKDNPCKHPVVILKDVNHEDVEALLNFVYQGVVYISEKKLASFLQTAELLQIRGLTGAATIKETAFEDSATNQNKLNDKTSVPPPPQLLTANVINSWKQNASQTSCSSSKSSQSNPPSPSLPSVKRKKSNPSRIPQKENLDSTDTNSNQDCSEAESDTAPLKRETVEDAEMSEDYKYLEDISKEESSRDNSAFYDNLESDETEEENGDPSKPKLSNMNADKLLGLSNSTNSNFMNMMANYPSSQSTSDQNSSLSETRLGRRPCPLCQKIISNKSNLLKHMRIRHSDEYNPAGCNLCGKVFKNKYSLRAHVNIYHKETNTSNNYPFSSYPQTSSSECGHSLSNNNSSLCPSNSPPVSVFSSTLMNSNYVLPSANDINPLTLM, via the exons ATGGCGGATCACTTTTGTTTACGATGGAATAATTACCAGAGTAATATGGTCTCTGAATTGGATAGTCTGAGATCCGACAAAGACCTGGTAGATGTAACGTTAAGCTGTGAAGGCCATTTACTGAAAGCACATAAAGTCATACTTTCAGCGTGTAGTTCCTATTTCAGAAATGTATTCAAG GATAATCCATGTAAACATCCCGTAGTAATTTTGAAAGATGTAAATCATGAAGATGTCGAAGCGTTATTAAATTTCGTGTATCAAGGCGTAGTATACATATCGGAAAAGAAACTAGCATCATTTTTGCAAACTGCCGAGCTTTTACAAATTAGAGGCTTAACTGGAGCCGCAACCATTAAAGAGACTGCATTCGAGGATTCTGCAACG AATCAGAACAAATTAAATGACAAAACCAGTGTTCCCCCTCCTCCTCAGTTATTGACAGCAAATGTGATAAATTCGTGGAAACAGAATGCCTCTCAAACATCGTGTTCGTCATCAAAATCATCTCAGAGTAATCCTCCGAGTCCTTCGCTTCCTTCggtaaaacgtaaaaaaagtAACCCTAGTAGAATACCGCAGAAAGAGAACCTCGATTCGACTGATACTAACAGTAACCAA GATTGTTCTGAAGCTGAGAGTGATACAGCACCACTTAAAAGAGAAACCGTCGAAGATGCTGAGATGTCAGAAGATTACAAGTATCTAGAAGATATTTCTAAAGAAGAAAGTAGTCGTGATAATTCGGCATTCTACGATAATCTCGAATCAGACGAAACTGAGGAAGAAAATGGCGACCCGAGCAAACCTAAATTATCGAATATGAACGCCGACAAGCTCTTAG GTCTTTCAAACTCAACGAATTCGAATTTCATGAATATGATGGCCAATTATCCTTCATCTCAATCTACATCAGATCAAAATTCCTCTTTATCTG AGACGAGACTGGGAAGACGTCCGTGTCCATTGTGTCAGAAAATCATATCGAATAAATCAAATTTGCTGAAACACATGAGGATTCGACACAGTGACGAGTATAACCCAGCTGGTTGTAACTTGTGTggcaaagttttcaaaaacaagtaTAGTCTTCGAGCTCACGTTAATATTTACCATAAAGAAACGAACACTAGTAATAATTACCCATTTTCATCGTATCCTCAAACAAGCTCATCTGAGTGTGGTCATAGTTTATCCAATAATAATTCTAGTCTTTGTCCATCTAATTCACCACCTGTTTCGGTCTTTTCGTCTACTCTAATGAATAGTAATTATGTACTACCTtctgcaaatgatatcaatccTCTAACACTTATGTAG
- the LOC135832493 gene encoding protein tramtrack, alpha isoform-like isoform X2: MADHFCLRWNNYQSNMVSELDSLRSDKDLVDVTLSCEGHLLKAHKVILSACSSYFRNVFKDNPCKHPVVILKDVNHEDVEALLNFVYQGVVYISEKKLASFLQTAELLQIRGLTGAATIKETAFEDSATNQNKLNDKTSVPPPPQLLTANVINSWKQNASQTSCSSSKSSQSNPPSPSLPSVKRKKSNPSRIPQKENLDSTDTNSNQDCSEAESDTAPLKRETVEDAEMSEDYKYLEDISKEESSRDNSAFYDNLESDETEEENGDPSKPKLSNMNADKLLGLSNSTNSNFMNMMANYPSSQSTSDQNSSLSESKWKCMLPQECKICHKIFSNAGNLRQHVTNVHTPGQPVQCEVCKKEFKNKEYLRKHKVIIHKAPLRKQKMISAAFPINRESLPLAWNLWEQNYQQ, encoded by the exons ATGGCGGATCACTTTTGTTTACGATGGAATAATTACCAGAGTAATATGGTCTCTGAATTGGATAGTCTGAGATCCGACAAAGACCTGGTAGATGTAACGTTAAGCTGTGAAGGCCATTTACTGAAAGCACATAAAGTCATACTTTCAGCGTGTAGTTCCTATTTCAGAAATGTATTCAAG GATAATCCATGTAAACATCCCGTAGTAATTTTGAAAGATGTAAATCATGAAGATGTCGAAGCGTTATTAAATTTCGTGTATCAAGGCGTAGTATACATATCGGAAAAGAAACTAGCATCATTTTTGCAAACTGCCGAGCTTTTACAAATTAGAGGCTTAACTGGAGCCGCAACCATTAAAGAGACTGCATTCGAGGATTCTGCAACG AATCAGAACAAATTAAATGACAAAACCAGTGTTCCCCCTCCTCCTCAGTTATTGACAGCAAATGTGATAAATTCGTGGAAACAGAATGCCTCTCAAACATCGTGTTCGTCATCAAAATCATCTCAGAGTAATCCTCCGAGTCCTTCGCTTCCTTCggtaaaacgtaaaaaaagtAACCCTAGTAGAATACCGCAGAAAGAGAACCTCGATTCGACTGATACTAACAGTAACCAA GATTGTTCTGAAGCTGAGAGTGATACAGCACCACTTAAAAGAGAAACCGTCGAAGATGCTGAGATGTCAGAAGATTACAAGTATCTAGAAGATATTTCTAAAGAAGAAAGTAGTCGTGATAATTCGGCATTCTACGATAATCTCGAATCAGACGAAACTGAGGAAGAAAATGGCGACCCGAGCAAACCTAAATTATCGAATATGAACGCCGACAAGCTCTTAG GTCTTTCAAACTCAACGAATTCGAATTTCATGAATATGATGGCCAATTATCCTTCATCTCAATCTACATCAGATCAAAATTCCTCTTTATCTG AATCCAAATGGAAATGTATGTTACCTCAAGAATGTAAAATTTGTCataagattttttccaatgCTGGAAACTTACGTCAACACGTAACTAACGTTCATACTCCTGGACAACCGGTTCAGTGCGAAGTTtgtaaaaaagaatttaaaaacaaGGAGTACCTGCGGAAGCACAAAGTCATCATACATAAGGCTCCTTTACGCAAACAAAAAATGATCTCGGCGGCGTTCCCTATTAATCGCGAGTCACTTCCTCTCGCTTGGAACCTATGGgaacaaaattatcaacaataa
- the LOC135832494 gene encoding ras-related and estrogen-regulated growth inhibitor-like, translating to MKTETEKSTTNLTRVRIAVLGKVNVGKSALTVRFLTRRYIGEYRSNTDLLYRQTVTINNTPLEVEIIDVSGETRDCILPEEQVQWSDGCIIVYSITDRDSFNYALDTLENLHKMRSSIQIPITLLGNKADLEHLRKVDVKEGRNIAAQYGCQFYEASVAENSNELYQAFEAIMNELKCTSSNNTNGIGRLRKFSVTKMIGTLIGKESNKNHQHMQGGTVMVIQRSDLHKSRDTK from the exons atgaagACGGAAACGGAGAAAAGCACGACAAATTTAACTCGCGTCAGGATCGCCGTTTTGGGTAAAGTCAATGTGGGAAAATCAG CTCTGACCGTTCGATTTCTAACACGAAGATATATTGGAGAATATCGTTCAAATACTG atcTCTTATACAGGCAAACTGTTACTATCAATAATACACCCTTGGAAGTGGAAATAATTGATGTGTCCGGAGAAACg AGAGACTGTATTTTACCCGAAGAACAAGTTCAGTGGTCCGATGGCTGTATTATAGTGTATTCAATCACTGACAGAGATTCTTTTAATTACGCATTAGATACTCTGGAAAATCTTCACAAAATGCGATCATCGATACAAATCCCGATAACGTTGCTGGGGAATAAAGCTGATCTCGAACATTTACGAAag GTTGATGTCAAAGAAGGTAGAAATATCGCCGCACAATATGGTTGTCAATTTTACGAAGCCTCGGTGGCTGAAAATAGCAATGAACTGTACCAAGCATTCGAAGCGAtcatgaatgaattgaaatgtaCCAGTAGTAATAACACAAATGGTATCGGCAGACTGCGGAAATTCTCAGTGACCAAAATGATTGGAACGTTGATAGGAAAAGAATCGAATAAGAATCATCAACATATGCAAGGTGGCACCGTGATGGTGATACAGAGATCAGATCTGCATAAAAGTCGAGATACTAAATAA